The genomic window TCGCCCCTTCTGCGCCGTCGACACGGGTCGGGAAGACGGGCGGATGTGCGGCATCTCGGGTTTGAGGGTGATCGCCGTCGCTTGGAGGCCGACCGCGCGAAGGATCGGCGTCTGGTCGCGGGACGCGTACGTGTGGAGTTCCTCGTGGGCGCGGTGGAACGCTTCGATCATTCCGTCGCGGCTATGTCGCGTGAAGGCGCCGCCTCCGGTCAGGGGCAGGGGCATGTCGAACGTCTGGCCCGGGTAACAGAGGTAGGCGATTCGTTGGTACTGAATCTCCTTCGCCTTGAAGCCGGCCCGCGCGAGTGACTTCGTCGCGGCCTTCGACATATCTGCGTAGAGCTTCGTTACTCGGCTGAGATCGATGTCGCCGGCGGGCGTGATGTACGACCGTAATTCGTAGACGGTGGGATCGGTCATCAGAAGGCCGAGCGCCGAGAACGTAGGCGCGCTCTTTGGGATGATGACCGACTTGATGCCGAGCTCCGCGGCCTGCATGCCGGCGTGAACGGCTCCGTTGCCGCCGAAGGCGACCAGCGGCAGGTCGCGCGGGTCGACGCCGCGCAGCGCCGAGACGCGGCGAATGGCGTTGGCCATGCTGGCGTTCACCATTCGGAAGATGCCGAACGCCGCGTCTTCGATGGTGGCGAGGCCGAGCGGACGACGGATCTGCTTGTCGATGGCCTTCGTCACGCTGTCGAGATCGAGTTCGAGTTCGCCGCCGTAGAAATAGGCCGGGTCGAGATAGCCGAGGGCGAGGTTGGCGTCCGTCACCGTCGGTTGCGTGCCGCCCCGGCCGTAACAGATCGGTCCGGGCTGAGCGCCGGCGCTCTGCGGCCCGACGTGCAGCGCTCCTTCGACGACGCTCGCGATCGAGCCACCGCCCGCGCCGACGGATCGGACGTCGACCATCGGCAGTCCGATCAAATAACGATGATGCCAGTTCCACGACGACGAGACCTCGGGTTGGCCTCCGCGCACGAGGCAGACGTCGTAGCTCGTACCGCCCATGTCGACGGAGATGAAATCGTCGACCTTCGCGTCGGACGCGACCTTGCACGCGCCGATCACGCCGCCCGCCGGTCCCGAGCCGAGCACGGTCACGGCTTTGTCCGCGACATAGGCCGCGGTCATCAAGCCGCCGTTCGACTGGATCAGCAGTAGGTCCTTCGCGTACCCGTTCTCGCGGAGGTTCTGCTCGAGCTTGCCGAGGTACTTTTTGATCTTCGGTCCGACGAAGGCGTTGACCAACGTGGTCGACGTGCGTTCGAACTCGGGAGCGCGGGGCATCACCTCGCAGGAGAGGGAGACGTCGACCCCCGGGAGTTCCTTTTTCGCGATCTCGCGCACCCGACGCTCGTGCGTTGGATCGATGTAGGAGAACAAGAACACGACGGCGAGCGACTCGACCTTCTGGAGTCGCAGGCGCCGCATGGCCTCCCGGACGGCCTTCTCGTCGAGTTTGACGATGACCTTGCCTTCGAAGTCGAGGCGTTCGGGCACGCCGACGCGGCGGCGGCGCGGGGCGATCGCCGGCGGGGGCGGGGCCGAGGGGTCCCAGATGTCCTCTTTGTAGCCGCGCCGCAATTCGATCTCGTCGCGGTGACCGTCGCTCGTGATGAGTCCGGTCACGGCGCCGTTCATCTGGATCATCGTGTTGTCCGCGGTCGTAGTCCCGTGGACGATGCGCTCGGTCTTTCCAAGGAGCTCCGAAAGCGAGAGGTCCTCGCTCTTGGCTAGACGCGTCAGGCCGTTCAGAACGCCTTGGCTCTGGTCGTGTAGGGTCGTCGCGGTCTTGTCGAGGTGGATGCTGCGATCCGGGCGAACGAGGACGAGGTCGGTGAAGGTGCCGCCGACGTCGATGCCGATGCGGTACCCGCCCTTAGGGCTGGCCTTCTTGCTGGAGATTTTACGGAGCGCCATGAGTCTCAGGAGGCCTTTCGGGTCGTTCGCATTTTCTTGCGAAGCCGCGTCGTGGCGTTCGAATCGATCTCGAGCGAGAAGTCGTCGAGCTTCCCCTTGAGCACGACACCGTAGCTCGCCTTCGCCGCCTTCACCGACACGTACTCGTCGAGGACGTCGTCGAGAACCCTCTCGGGGGGCCGGTCGAGAGGGTTGCCCCAACCGCCGCCTCCGCCGTAGTAGTACTCGTAGCACTCACCGGCTTCGTGCTGGACGCGTTCGGAGAGATCGCCGACCTCGGAGACGTGGTCACTGCCGACGCGGGTCAGAAGCCGATTCGGAGCTCCGTCGTCGCCGCCCGAGATGCCGGGCATCGGGTACTTCTTGCCGACGACATAGGTGTAGACGGTCGAGGGGGTGAGGACTTGCTTGCGGTAGAGGCTGCCGCAGCCACCGCGAAACTCGCCCGCGCCGCCGCTGTCGGTCTCGTAGTCCCGCCAGAGCTGGCGGACGGGGAAGATCGACTCGTTGATCTCGGCCGTCGCGCGAATGAGGTTGCCAAAGCTTACGTTCATCGCGCCCCAGCCGTCCTGGCCCTGAACGGCAGCGCAGTATGCCGCGAAGGTGTCGACGGAGTGATCGATGAAGGTCTTTCCGGTCCGCGGGTTCTCGCCGAAGATCACCGTGGGCATACCCATCTTGTACACCTGCGGGGCACACCGGCCCGGCACGACGACGGCCAGCGCCTTGGCGATGGCTTCGCCGACTTCCGTCCCCGGATGATGCGTGCCGGCCGCCACGGACCGGCCTTCGGGTGGGTTGAGGCAACATCCTTCGGGCACGATCAGGTCGATTGAATCGAAGAAGCCCTCGTTCTTCGGGATGTCCGACGGCATCATCGCCGCGATCTGCGCGACCACGTAGCCGCGGGTGTTGCCGAAGGTGGAGTACGCTTGAATCTCGGGGCGATCGTCGGAGCCCGTGAAGTCGACGGTGATCGACGATCCCTTGATCGTGATCTTGCAGTGGACGTGGATGTCCTTGTTGCCCTTCGGGTCGTGGTCGACCCAGGTATCGGACTCGTAGACTCCGTCGGGCCAACTCGCGACCTCGCTCTTGAAGCGTCGCTTCGCGTACTCGACCATGTAGTCGACGGCGCCGCGGACGGTCTCGCTTCCGTAGCGTGCGCACACGTCCTTCAGACGCCGTGCGCCGAGTTGGGCGGCACCGACCTGTGCGCGAAGATCGCCCAGGAACGTGGGTGTCCGGTTGTTGATCTGGAGCATGTAGGTGATGTCTTTGCGCTCTTCGCCGCGCTCGTAGACCTTGATCGCGGGGAAGCGCACGCCCTCTGCCCAGATGTCGGTCGCGTCGACGTTATAGCCTCCGGGCGCGCCGCCTCCGGTGTCGGCGTGGTGGCACTGGATCGACGCGATCAATACCATCTCGCCCTCGTGGAAGACGGGGGCGTAGATGTTGTAGTCCGGCAGGTGGCCGCCCCCGTGGTAGGGGTCGTTGCTCAAAATGACGTCGCCCTCGTACAACTCTTCGCGCCCGAAGAAGTCGAGCGCGAACTTCACCGGCAGCGTGCTCGAGAGCATGAACTGCGGGATGCCGACCGAGAGGGCGGCGAGGCAGCCGCGTGCGTCCAGGATGGTCGCGTTCCGCTCGTTGGACTGATTTAGGATCGGCGTCGTGGCGGTGAGTGAGACGTGCGTCGCCATCTCGAACGCGACGGTCTCCATGGCCCCGCGGATGATCTCGGCGGTGACGGGGTCGTCTGTGGGTTTGCGGCGTCGGGCGGCACTCGCGGGGCGCGTGATCGCACCCTCGCGACGTGCCCGCGCCTTGTTGGGGGCCAGGTTTCGGCGGCTCGTGACCATGGGAGTCTCCTATCGGACGGGCCAGAATGGGGCGACCCTGGATCAATCGATTGATCTAGAACCGACGGGGTGTCAAGAACCGGCCGCGTTTCGCGGTTTCTCGACCGGCCGGCCAGGTAGTTGAGGCTTCCGCAGCGCCCGGTTAAGAGACCCGCGCGATGATGTCCCTCCGGACCGCTGCTTGCGCTCTCGCCCTGCTGCTTCCGCTCGTGGCCTCCCCGGCCTCGGCTGGGCCCACGATGATCCTCGCGACCACCACGAGCACCGACAACAGCGGCTTGCTCGACGACCTGCTGCCCGCCTTCGAGGACCGGACGGGGATCGACGTGAAGCCTGTCGCAGTCGGAACGGGCGCGGCACTTCGTATGGCGACGAAAGGCCAGGCGGACGCGGTTCTCACCCATGCGCCGAGCGCGGAGAAGCCGCTCGTCGACGCCGGCGACCTGATCGAGGGTCGACGCATCATGCACAACGACTTCGTCCTGGTCGGCCCGGCAGACGACCCGGCGGGGGCGAAGCAGGACACGCTCGCGACCTCGCTTCGTGCGATCGCGACGCATGGGTCGTTCGTGTCGCGGGGCGACGACTCCGGAACGCACAAGCGAGAGCTCGCGCTTTGGGCGTTGGCGGACATCGATCCCACCACGCTGCCGAAACGCGAGGAGACCGGACAGGGAATGGGGGCGACCCTCGACATCGCGAGCGAGCGGCGCTCCTACACCCTCACGGATCGAGGAACCTACCTGGCGCTTCTGCGGCGGCTCGATCTGGAGGTGATCTTCGAGGGCGAGCCCCCGCTGCTGAACGTTTACAGCATCTATGTCGTGAATCCGGAGAAGCATCCCGGGGCCAAGGCCGACCTCGCCCGGCAGCTCGCCGCGTACTTCGCCGAGCCGGAGATTCAGGCGCGCATCGGCGAATTTCGGCGGGAGGAATACGGCCGCCCGCTGTTCGTGCCCGACGTCGTTCCTTCCTCTAAAGAAGGTGGGTGAACGATCTCCTGAGCGGGTTCGCCGAAGCGATACAGCTTCTCGCCCGGCGTGATCCCGAGGTCGAGGGGATCGTCCTTCGCACCCTGTTCGTCTCGGGGGTCGCGACGCTGCTCGCCATGCTGGCCGGGATCCCCCTCGGTTACGTCTTGGCCCGTAAGCGCTTCCCGGGGCGCACTTTCGTTCTCGGGTTGGTGAACACAGGGATGGGCATGCCGCCGGTCGTCGCCGGCCTGTTCGTGTGGCTCTTGCTCGTTCGCAACGGCCCGTTCGGCGGCTTCGAGCTCATCTACACCATCCAGGCGATGGCGATCGCGCAGTTCTTCATCGCGACGCCGATGGTGATGGGCTTCACCGTGGCGTCGATCCAGGCGTTGCCTCCGCGACTGCCCGATCTCTTGAAATCGCTCGGCGCGTCGCGGGTCCGCACGGTGTGGCTGTTGGCGCGCGAGGCTCGGTTGGGACTGCTCGCGGCCGTGATGGCCGGGTTCGGCGCGGTCATCTCGGAAGTGGGCGCGTCGATGATGGTCGGCGGCAATCTCCGCGGCCAGACCCGCATCCTCACGACGGCGATCGTTACGGAGACCAGTCGCGGCCAAACGGAGCGGGCGATCGCGCTCGGACTGATCCTTCTCGCGCTCGCGTTCATCGTGAACCTCTTCCTAACCAGATCCCAACAGGCCCGAGCTCGCTGATGGACGTGCACGTGGA from Candidatus Binatia bacterium includes these protein-coding regions:
- a CDS encoding hydantoinase/oxoprolinase family protein; this encodes MALRKISSKKASPKGGYRIGIDVGGTFTDLVLVRPDRSIHLDKTATTLHDQSQGVLNGLTRLAKSEDLSLSELLGKTERIVHGTTTADNTMIQMNGAVTGLITSDGHRDEIELRRGYKEDIWDPSAPPPPAIAPRRRRVGVPERLDFEGKVIVKLDEKAVREAMRRLRLQKVESLAVVFLFSYIDPTHERRVREIAKKELPGVDVSLSCEVMPRAPEFERTSTTLVNAFVGPKIKKYLGKLEQNLRENGYAKDLLLIQSNGGLMTAAYVADKAVTVLGSGPAGGVIGACKVASDAKVDDFISVDMGGTSYDVCLVRGGQPEVSSSWNWHHRYLIGLPMVDVRSVGAGGGSIASVVEGALHVGPQSAGAQPGPICYGRGGTQPTVTDANLALGYLDPAYFYGGELELDLDSVTKAIDKQIRRPLGLATIEDAAFGIFRMVNASMANAIRRVSALRGVDPRDLPLVAFGGNGAVHAGMQAAELGIKSVIIPKSAPTFSALGLLMTDPTVYELRSYITPAGDIDLSRVTKLYADMSKAATKSLARAGFKAKEIQYQRIAYLCYPGQTFDMPLPLTGGGAFTRHSRDGMIEAFHRAHEELHTYASRDQTPILRAVGLQATAITLKPEMPHIRPSSRPVSTAQKGRRRAYFDGKWHQTPVYDGSKLRARQTVTGPAIIEEPLTTVVIYPNQKARLDTLGNYHLTVG
- a CDS encoding hydantoinase B/oxoprolinase family protein; protein product: MVTSRRNLAPNKARARREGAITRPASAARRRKPTDDPVTAEIIRGAMETVAFEMATHVSLTATTPILNQSNERNATILDARGCLAALSVGIPQFMLSSTLPVKFALDFFGREELYEGDVILSNDPYHGGGHLPDYNIYAPVFHEGEMVLIASIQCHHADTGGGAPGGYNVDATDIWAEGVRFPAIKVYERGEERKDITYMLQINNRTPTFLGDLRAQVGAAQLGARRLKDVCARYGSETVRGAVDYMVEYAKRRFKSEVASWPDGVYESDTWVDHDPKGNKDIHVHCKITIKGSSITVDFTGSDDRPEIQAYSTFGNTRGYVVAQIAAMMPSDIPKNEGFFDSIDLIVPEGCCLNPPEGRSVAAGTHHPGTEVGEAIAKALAVVVPGRCAPQVYKMGMPTVIFGENPRTGKTFIDHSVDTFAAYCAAVQGQDGWGAMNVSFGNLIRATAEINESIFPVRQLWRDYETDSGGAGEFRGGCGSLYRKQVLTPSTVYTYVVGKKYPMPGISGGDDGAPNRLLTRVGSDHVSEVGDLSERVQHEAGECYEYYYGGGGGWGNPLDRPPERVLDDVLDEYVSVKAAKASYGVVLKGKLDDFSLEIDSNATTRLRKKMRTTRKAS
- a CDS encoding substrate-binding domain-containing protein, translating into MMSLRTAACALALLLPLVASPASAGPTMILATTTSTDNSGLLDDLLPAFEDRTGIDVKPVAVGTGAALRMATKGQADAVLTHAPSAEKPLVDAGDLIEGRRIMHNDFVLVGPADDPAGAKQDTLATSLRAIATHGSFVSRGDDSGTHKRELALWALADIDPTTLPKREETGQGMGATLDIASERRSYTLTDRGTYLALLRRLDLEVIFEGEPPLLNVYSIYVVNPEKHPGAKADLARQLAAYFAEPEIQARIGEFRREEYGRPLFVPDVVPSSKEGG
- a CDS encoding ABC transporter permease yields the protein MNDLLSGFAEAIQLLARRDPEVEGIVLRTLFVSGVATLLAMLAGIPLGYVLARKRFPGRTFVLGLVNTGMGMPPVVAGLFVWLLLVRNGPFGGFELIYTIQAMAIAQFFIATPMVMGFTVASIQALPPRLPDLLKSLGASRVRTVWLLAREARLGLLAAVMAGFGAVISEVGASMMVGGNLRGQTRILTTAIVTETSRGQTERAIALGLILLALAFIVNLFLTRSQQARAR